A genomic window from Punica granatum isolate Tunisia-2019 chromosome 2, ASM765513v2, whole genome shotgun sequence includes:
- the LOC116193570 gene encoding arginine decarboxylase-like, which yields MSVLEQFIDDATLVASAPSLPVLPFCFGAKAKVFPDDAAVANFEKSDWSPSLSSTLYRVDGWGPPYFSVSSSGNISILPHGKETMPSQEIDLLEITKKVTEPVSSGGLGLCPPFIVRFPEMLKHRLESLQSAFDSAIASQVYGATYQGVFPVKCNQDRFIIEDIVKFGSPFRFGLEAGSKPELLLAMHCLCKGSSEALLVCNGFKDSEYISLALIARKLAFNTVVVFEQEEELDLVIELSKKLDIRPVVGVRAKLRTRHSGHYGSTSGERGQFGLTTTQILRIVKKLEQEGMLDCLQLLHFHIGSQIPTTAVVADGVSEAAQIYCELVRLGANMRVVDIGGGLGIDYDGSKASNSDVSVSYTLEEYTETVVKTLRSICDKRSITHPVISSESGRATVSHHTVLIFEVFNSSSRDSNAAESSLLEQQRFLDGLQADARAEYMNLFSAAMRGDNNTCLLHANQLKQHCIRRFKQGALSIEQLAEVDGLHLKVSKAASEPSSLPVHTYRMNLSIFTSIPNYWGTGHLFPIMPIHRLDQRPTMRGMLSDLTCDSDGKLATYIGGESSLPLHELDGNKNGHYYLGLFLGGAYEEAQGQIHNLFGAPNVVRVESEADNPGGFIMTRALLGPNCGDLLRVMRHEPKAMVEAFRHRAEELGAVGGDQDGLATEALAGGLAHFFSSWPYLVSTST from the coding sequence ATGTCGGTCCTCGAACAGTTCATTGACGATGCCACATTGGTCGCTTCTGCCCCTTCCCTTCCTGTTCTGCCGTTCTGCTTTGGTGCCAAGGCGAAGGTTTTCCCGGACGATGCTGCTGTCGCTAACTTTGAGAAATCTGACTGGTCGCCATCCCTGTCCTCGACCCTGTACAGGGTTGATGGGTGGGGCCCACCCTACTTCTCCGTCAGCTCCTCCGGCAACATCTCGATCCTCCCCCATGGAAAGGAGACAATGCCTTCCCAGGAGATTGACCTCTTGGAGATCACGAAGAAAGTAACTGAGCCCGTGTCCTCGGGTGGCCTAGGGTTATGCCCGCCTTTCATTGTGCGGTTCCCTGAGATGCTCAAGCATCGGCTCGAGTCCCTGCAGTCGGCTTTTGACTCAGCTATTGCATCTCAGGTCTATGGGGCGACCTACCAAGGAGTATTCCCCGTGAAATGCAACCAAGACAGATTCATTATTGAGGATATTGTGAAGTTCGGGTCGCCGTTCAGGTTTGGACTGGAAGCCGGTTCAAAACCGGAGCTACTCCTCGCAATGCATTGCTTATGCAAAGGTTCCTCCGAGGCATTGCTGGTTTGCAATGGGTTCAAGGACTCGGAGTACATTTCTCTTGCACTTATCGCAAGGAAGCTTGCTTTCAACACGGTGGTCGTGTTCGAGCAAGAGGAAGAGCTTGACCTAGTGATTGAACTGAGCAAGAAGCTCGACATTAGGCCCGTTGTTGGTGTGCGGGCGAAGCTGAGGACCAGGCACTCAGGCCATTATGGATCGACCTCAGGTGAGAGGGGCCAGTTTGGGCTTACCACGACACAGATACTACGCATCGTGAAAAAACTCGAGCAAGAAGGGATGCTAGACTGCCTGCAACTGCTGCATTTCCACATTGGTTCCCAGATCCCTACAACTGCAGTTGTTGCCGATGGGGTCTCCGAGGCAGCTCAAATTTATTGCGAACTTGTTAGGCTCGGAGCAAACATGCGAGTTGTCGACATCGGGGGAGGACTCGGCATTGACTATGATGGAAGCAAAGCTTCTAACTCCGATGTTTCCGTTAGCTACACGCTAGAAGAATACACTGAAACCGTTGTCAAAACCCTCCGCTCCATCTGCGACAAAAGATCCATTACGCATCCGGTGATTTCCAGCGAGAGCGGCCGAGCCACCGTGTCCCATCACACAGTTCTGATCTTTGAGGTGTTCAATTCAAGCTCACGCGATTCAAACGCAGCTGAGTCGTCTCTTCTTGAGCAGCAGCGTTTCCTTGATGGCCTTCAAGCAGATGCACGCGCCGAGTACATGAACCTGTTCTCCGCAGCCATGAGGGGTGATAACAACACATGCCTGCTCCACGCCAACCAGTTGAAGCAGCACTGCATTCGCCGGTTCAAGCAGGGGGCCTTGTCTATCGAGCAGCTGGCAGAAGTCGACGGGTTGCACCTCAAGGTCTCTAAGGCCGCCAGTGAACCCTCGAGCCTTCCTGTGCATACGTACCGCATGAATCTTTCCATATTCACCTCGATTCCTAACTATTGGGGCACGGGGCACCTGTTCCCCATAATGCCCATTCACCGGCTCGACCAGAGGCCGACCATGAGAGGGATGCTGTCGGATTTAACCTGCGACAGTGATGGGAAGCTCGCCACCTACATAGGAGGAGAATCAAGCTTGCCTTTGCATGAACTGGATGGGAACAAGAACGGACATTACTACTTGGGTCTTTTCCTAGGCGGGGCCTACGAGGAAGCCCAGGGCCAGATCCACAACTTGTTCGGAGCACCCAATGTGGTTCGAGTTGAGTCTGAAGCTGACAACCCTGGTGGTTTCATAATGACTCGTGCACTACTTGGCCCGAACTGCGGGGACCTCCTTCGGGTCATGCGTCACGAGCCCAAGGCCATGGTGGAAGCATTCAGGCACCGAGCAGAGGAGCTAGGTGCAGTCGGAGGCGACCAAGATGGGCTGGCAACTGAGGCCTTAGCGGGCGGGCTTGCACACTTTTTCAGCAGCTGGCCCTATCTCGTGTCGACTTCGACCTAG